The window TCTACCACTCCTGGTTTCCTGTCGCCGCGCCGCATGCGAAACGGCCAGCTGCTTGAGCCGGCCGTGTTCGGCGCATATAAAGCGGCGCGTATCGACGCCACCCAGGGAATCGAATCGGATTAGAACCAGTGAATCAGGCCGACACCGCGCCCGATCTGAGTTCGCGTCGACGAAGGGGTGTTATTGAAGCCGTCATCTGCGCCGGGACCGCTGAACAAGTGCCGGAATAGACAATCGTCTTTCAGCAGATGCATGGAAGTTGCGCTCGGCGCGTTGATGCGCCGCGATCAATTCATCAAATGGCGCCGTCCGCAGCTGACTATCGTAGAGTTCTAGCAGCCGCGCGGTAGTTTCAAAAGCATGCGGTCCTAGACTGTAACTAGATGCGAGGCTTCGGGACATTGCGAGTTCACCGAGGCTCCTGTCGGTGTCGATGTAGATCGACAGATTTCCGTCGCCGAAGCCAGCGTCAAACAAATAGAACGACGCAAACATCGTTCTGACGATAATTCCCAAATGGAATGCGCAGCCATGCTCCGAACGCAGAGCACTGAGACTCAGATGATTCCGAAGCGACAGATCGATAATCACCGCATCGGAAAGCCTGCTTTTCACCGGCTGCGCAATATCTCGAGCACGCAATGCCATGTTGAGTCGGAAGAAATGGTTCGTGCAGACGTCCGAGCGGCCACGTGTTTCGGCCACGCCAACGACGGCATATGAAGCGTCTGATCCGTCCCAATCCTCGGGGCGTCAGCGTAAAGAAGGCTTCAACTAGGACGTTAAAAGATCACGTAGACCTTGCGCATCGTCTCTTCGACTTCCCACGTGCCTTCCGTGTGTGCCTCAAAGAACAGCGTGTCACCGCCCGTGAAGTGGATTGTGTCTTCGCCGTCGGGCGTGAAGCGGCCGCGGCCGCTGAGGAAGTGCATCACTTCGGCCTGCTTGACCGAGCGCCGATATGTGCCGGGCGTGCATTCGAAGATGCCTGTATCGATCGCTTCGCTGCCCCGTATCACTTTCTGCACACCCAATACCTTGATCTCCGGCGTGCCCGGAAGGCCGGCCGTGCCCCAGTCCTCCAGGTTCTGCAACGCAATGCTTTGTTTGATCTGCTGGACTTTCATCTCGTGGTTTCCTTGACGATGGTTGAATGACGACAAGACTTATTGCGCGTGTGCGATGCGGCGCTCGATCTTGCCGAGCCGCACGACGGTCACGCCCGCCCGTAACTGCCTGAGCGAGGGCATCACGAGCATGCAGTCGGCGTAGGGGGTGCGCACGGCTTCGTCATCCGACCAGCCGATCACGCTGCCCGCTTCGGGAAACACTTCGAGGCCTGTGTAGTTATCCGCGAAACGAAAATCGAGGCTCTTCGCGACGACAGGTTCCGTCACGCGCACGATCAGCATTTCGTCGGGCAGCGGAAGGGTCCACCCGGCAGGCAGGTCCGCCTCATCGACGACACCGGACCGCACGAGAAAGCGCGCCGTTACATCCCGCGCGACTCCGGCGGCGCTCGCTTCCCAGTGCTGTCCGCATTCGATCAGCAGCGCGTTTTTCGCACTTTGCGGATCGCCGAAGCCGTCATAGTCGCGCATGCGGCGTCCATCGGGATGGCCTTCGTCGCAGATCACCGTGGCGGGCGTGCCGAGCTGTTCCGCCAGCGCAATGCCTTTGTCGAGCGGGCCCGCGACGATCAACGGCTTGCTCTTCTCATGCATCGAGTGCAGATCGAGCAGCAGATCGACGGTATCGATCACGGGCCGCATCGCGCGAGCACGGCGCAGTTCGCTCGAATCGAGGGAAGCGTCGTCGAGCGTTTGCGATGTCCAAACGCGGTTGAAGTCCTGATCGACGAAGCGCGCCGCGTCGGGTTTCGACGAATCGAAGCGCGCATACGCATCGACGTTCGCGAACGCGAACGTCAGCTTGCCGCGCCGTGGACGCAACCGGGCGCGCAGCAACGCATCGACGACAATCGCACCGCACACTTCATTGCCGTGCGTGAGCGCATTGATCATCACATGCGGACCGGCGACGCCCGAATCGAACGTATGCACGTACGCAATGCCAGTATCGCTTTTTTCGTGCGCGGAGATGTCTGGAAACGCGAGCTCGATCGGATAGGCGCGCGCGCTCATTCGAGTCCGCCCTGGCAAAGATATTTGATCGACAGATAGTCGTCGAGGCCGTATTTCGAGCCTTCGCGGCCATAGCCGGATTCCTTCACGCCGCCGAACGGTGCCGCTTCGCTCGCGAGCGCGCCTTCGTTGATGCCGACGATGCCCGCTTCGAGCTGCCGCGCAACGCGGTCGATGCGCCGCACGTCCTGGCTATAGAAGTACGACGCGAGGCCGAACGGCGTGTCATTGGAGGCGCGGATCGCCTCGGCTTCGTCGTCGAAACGGGATAGCGGCACGACGGGGCCGAAAGTTTCCTCGCAGCTCAACTGCATGTCGGGCGTCGCGTCGGCGAGTACGGTCGGCGCGTAGTAGTTCGGACCGATTTCGGGCAGACGCTTGCCGCCTGTCATCACGCGCGCGCCGCGGCTCACGGCGTCGTCGACGTGACGCGTAATTTTGTCGATCGCCCGCGCATTGATCATCGGACCAATCTGCGCGGCGGGATCGGTGGCGGGCGCGACCTTGAGCGCGGCGACGCGCGTCGCCAGCAGATCCGCAAAACGCTCGTACACGCCCGACTGCACATAGACGCGGTTCGGGCACACACAGGTCTGCCCGCCGTTGCGGAACTTCGCGGCCATCAGGCCCGTGACGGCGGCATCGAGATCGGCGTCGTCGAACACGATGAACGGTGCATTGCCGCCCAGTTCCAGCGACAGCTTCTTCAGCGTTTCAGCGGATTCGCGCGCGAGATATTTGCCGACAGGCGTCGAGCCCGTGAACGTGATCTTGCGCACGCGGCTGTCGGCGAGCCAGTCGGCGACGGTGGGCATCG is drawn from Trinickia violacea and contains these coding sequences:
- a CDS encoding M14 family metallopeptidase; protein product: MSARAYPIELAFPDISAHEKSDTGIAYVHTFDSGVAGPHVMINALTHGNEVCGAIVVDALLRARLRPRRGKLTFAFANVDAYARFDSSKPDAARFVDQDFNRVWTSQTLDDASLDSSELRRARAMRPVIDTVDLLLDLHSMHEKSKPLIVAGPLDKGIALAEQLGTPATVICDEGHPDGRRMRDYDGFGDPQSAKNALLIECGQHWEASAAGVARDVTARFLVRSGVVDEADLPAGWTLPLPDEMLIVRVTEPVVAKSLDFRFADNYTGLEVFPEAGSVIGWSDDEAVRTPYADCMLVMPSLRQLRAGVTVVRLGKIERRIAHAQ
- a CDS encoding NAD-dependent succinate-semialdehyde dehydrogenase: MTKRYELSELIRSDNFIDGQWVAATSGKRFYVTNPATGEVIAQVADSVAADARAATDAAARAFPTWRDTLPKDRAAVLHRWHALMVENADALGGLISLEQGKPFAEGRAEVMYGASYVAWFADEAARIYGDIIPQQQRGKRMSAVKEPIGIVAAITPWNFPLAMIARKIAPALAAGCTVVGKPAEDTPLTALALTMLAHEAGVPPGVLNLISASRDNAMPTVADWLADSRVRKITFTGSTPVGKYLARESAETLKKLSLELGGNAPFIVFDDADLDAAVTGLMAAKFRNGGQTCVCPNRVYVQSGVYERFADLLATRVAALKVAPATDPAAQIGPMINARAIDKITRHVDDAVSRGARVMTGGKRLPEIGPNYYAPTVLADATPDMQLSCEETFGPVVPLSRFDDEAEAIRASNDTPFGLASYFYSQDVRRIDRVARQLEAGIVGINEGALASEAAPFGGVKESGYGREGSKYGLDDYLSIKYLCQGGLE
- a CDS encoding cupin domain-containing protein, with protein sequence MKVQQIKQSIALQNLEDWGTAGLPGTPEIKVLGVQKVIRGSEAIDTGIFECTPGTYRRSVKQAEVMHFLSGRGRFTPDGEDTIHFTGGDTLFFEAHTEGTWEVEETMRKVYVIF